GTGCTTCCAGAGCCCTGTCATTGTCCAAATCCCTGCTCAACCTCAGATCCCCAGTTTCTTCATTCAACAGCAGCAGACTTAGCTCATTTCCAGACTCAAACTTGTAGCGCAGTTTATCCGACACATCCGGGTCATGAGCCGGAACCTTTCCTATTATTCCAGATGGAAAACTGTTGGACTTGTTGGTGACATAGTTATTAAAGAGAATCTCAAAGTTGTGCAGCACTGGTTCGTTGTCATTCATGTCTACTAGGCGGATGTGCACAGTAGCACGGCTCACTAGCGGTGCTGATGTGGCCTGAACGACTATGACATACTCAGTTTTGGTCTCATAATCCAAGTCTGTGAGTGCAGTGAGGTCTCCATTGAAAATATCCAGCTGGAACACTTCTGGAATATTTCCTTCTACGATCTGATACATGATCTGAGCATTAGTGCCATCATCGGGGTCTGTGGCAGTGATCTGGGCCACGACTGATCCCACTGGGCTGTTCTCTTGCACGTCAATAAAAAGCTCATCCTTCTCAAACACTGGAGCATTGTCATTTATGTCTTGGACTACAATATGAATAGAAACAGCAGCTTTCAGAGGCGGAACACCTTTATCCACGGCAAAAGCCTTCAGGTTATAAACATGAACGTTTTCCCGGTCCAGCTTGCGAGCGGTTCTGACGATGCCAGAGTGAGGCTCTACGTGAAAATCCCCGTCACCGTCATCCCCACCTTGAAATGTATAGGTCACCCTGCCGTTTGATCCACTATCTCTGTCTGAAGCAGAGATCTGGAGCACACTAGTGTAGACAGGTGCATCCTCAAGAACACTCCCCTGGTAGATGTCTCTGAGAAAATGAGGAGCATTATCATTGGCATCACTGATGATGATCTCTACATAAGTGATGTCAGATTTCTGGGGGATGCCATTGTCTTTGGCAGTGATGGCTAAAGTGTAGGAGGCCTGATCCTCATAGTCAAGCTCCATTTTGGTTACGATGGCACCTGTATCTGGGTCAATTTCGAACTGAGGAACATTGTCTTCCATTACGTATGTGATACGAGCATTTTCCCCCGTGTCTTCATCTGTCGCACTGATCACTATCACAGTGCTGCCCACTGGTTTGTCTTCACTGATAGACACGTGGTAGCTGGCGCTTTGGAAGACAGGCCGGTGTGTGTTGGCATCGGTGACATTGATGAACACTTGGGCGGTATCGTAAAGTGTTCCATCACTGGCGGTGACTGTCAGGACATACTGGCGTTCCAGCTTGTAGTCCAGGGGAAGGGCTAAGGTGATGAGGCCACCGCCACTCTGGCTAGTGATGGCAAAGCGGTTCCTGGTGTTGCCGCTGGAGATCTGATACGTCACCATGCTGTTAACATCCCTGTCCACAGCGGTCACTGTCAGCACACTGCTGCCGACCACAGCATCTTCGTTGATCTTCAGTGAGTAGGTCTTCTCTGAGAATGTGGGTGTGTTGTCGTTCACATCCAGCACTGTGACGCTGACACTGGCAGAGGAGGACCTCACAGGTGTCCCGTGATCTCTCGCCTCCACGCCAAAGGTGTAAAATTCAATTTCCTCCCTGTCGAGCGGCTCACTAACTGTAATCCAGCCTGTGCTGTTGTTGATGGTGAACGGAAAACCTGGCGTGGTGTCGGTAATGCGGTATTCCAGGAGAGAATTTTTCCCTGAATCGGCATCAATGGCTTGAATGTGGATGACAGAGTAACCAACGGCCACATTTTCCAGCACTGTAGCCTGGAAAGGTGTGCTGACAAACATGGGTGTGTTGTCATTGACGTCCACCACTTGCACCACCACCATCCCTGTGCTGTTTATCAGCGGAGGCCTGCCTCCATCCTGAGCCTTAATCCTTAAATTATACTCCCGAATCATTTCATAGTCAAGAGGATTGATGACATCAATGACACCAGTGGGGGAGTGAATGTAGAACTGCCCTTTAACGTTGCCACTTATGATGCTGTAGTGAACTTTGGCATTGTTTCCCTCATCTCTGTCCGTCGCCTCCACCTGGATCACTTTGGTGTTGACTGGCACGTTCTCTGGGACCTGCACCACGTACCTCTTTTCAGTGAACTGTGGGTAGTTGTCATTTTCGTCTTCCACAGTGATGTAAACTGTGGCGGTGGCACTGCGGGGACTTGGCTCCTTCCCCTGATCGTTGGCTTCGACGATCAGTTGGTACTGGGACCGGGTCTCCCTGTCAGGCCGCTCTCTGATCCTCACCAGGCCGCTCCGGGGGTCAATTTCAAACACAGAGTTGACTTCGTCTGCGTTCACAATTTTATAGATCATGTCGGCGTTGGAGGGAGCATCACCGTCAGTGGCCCGGACTGTCTTAACTTCAAAGCCCACTTCTACGTTTTCTCGGATGCTGACTCGATATTCATTTTGCTCAAACACAGGGGTGTGGTCGTTGGTGTCACTTACAGTGACAGTGAGGTAAGAAGTGGCAGATCTTTTGGGGGTGCCATTGTCCGTCACAGTAACTTTGAACACATGGGTGTCTTTGACTTCTCTGTCCAGAGCCTGGATAGTTGTTATGCTTCCAGTCTGTGAGTCTATGTAGAAAAAGTCATCAGACCTTTTATCAAACAAGGCTTCCATGCTGTACTCCAGCCTCCCCGCTTCTCCATCATCTGGGTCATTTGCTTTTAGGGTGATAACTCGCGTCCCAGCGGGCTCATTCTCACGCACAGACACCTGATAGTTGGGAAGTTGAAACTGGGGAGATGAATTAACCTGCCGCTTTCCCCTTCTGATCAGCACAACAGACTGTCTGTGGATGGTTTCTGACGGGCTTTGGTGTTGTTTGCGCGCTTTAACGAGCGTCAAATGAAGCTGCACAGAGAGCCCGCTGCCCGGAGAGCTGTGCAGCGCGCAGTGAAGCTTCTCCTCCGACTGTCCACTGTGTTTAAGACACAAGTCACTAGCCAGGAATAAATCTCCGTGCCTGATCACCCCGACAACGTTTCTTCCTACACACTCAGTATCCAAAAAGGCAGTGTTTTGCGTGAAAGAGGGTAAAAGTTTTGTTACATTCAAAAGTAGAATACCTGCAGGTAAGCAGGAAGTTGCCTCCAGTTTTGAAAGGTGTTTTATTTGAATGTCTGGCTCACCTGAcgctttctttctcttgtatTTAATAAAACAGTCCTGGCCGtgaacaaacacattaaaatgcGTCAGGATAACGTCTCCGGACGCGGAGGAGACAGTTCTGAAATAAACAGGCGCAGGATTCCTGGGTGTGCGCGCACACTGAACTTTGTGGGACAGGCGGATAACACCGTCGAGCCTCCCAACTTGGAAACAACTCTGAATGAAGTTGGGAGATAAAGTCCTGTCAAGTTTATAAGTCCACCCAGGGCCGAGCGACAGGTTGGCCAAAAGGCTCCCGGGCTGTGAACTCTCCGAAAGGTGCATCTCCAAACATCCCGCGAGCGGCGGCACGGTGAACAGAACCCAAACCCAAACCCAGCAACACATCGGCGGCTCCATGCTTGTAAACCTGCCGAATCCCGTTCAACTTCACCGAAACTCCTCcgcaaaaaaagtaaagaaaagcatTAAGTCTCCCTCTCCCAGCACCGCGTCTTACTTTTCTCCCGCATGGTGAAGTAATTCTCAACGTGGAAAAAGACGCTGGGTATCCATAGTATCAGTGTGTCCAGGCGCGTCACGGCTGCGTAAACACACACTGAGTTTAAAATGAGTACAAAATGGCTCCGcggctctcctcctcctccacctcctcctcctctctcctcctcagaGACTTATTACCATAAACCTGCTGTGTTCCCCCTCTGGGACGCTTTCGGGTGGGGTGGTGGCGAggaggctttcttttttttttttctcatggaGATTTAGGAAGTGCCGCTGTCCGGGTGACCAATACGCACAGGCGCATTGTTATTACAATAGGACGAGATGTGGGTAAAATTCCTGCTGCGCGTTTAAGTGTCGCTCCCTCTTCAACTTCTGTGTGCTGAAGCGTTCTGAGCTGTGATGGTACAATTAAAACAGACCTGAGGCTCAGTGAAGGAAGACTGAAAATGTCATCATCACAGCTTTAACCAGCTCCTACTCATCTATGGAGGGGAGAAAGTTGAACAGTTATTTATATGTCACATCAATGTAGTAAATATTAGACACAGGGAACTGTGGACTGCACCACAAAACTACAGGAATGTCGTAGAGGATCTCACTTCCTTCACCCGTGCAGTTTACTTGTGTGCGTCATGGTCAGAGAtgagtgttttttcttcatttgtaatacatcaacaacaatataataataataataataggtaAAATCAGACAGCGTTTCAGGCATCTAAGTTTGTATGATTTTAGAACTTTATGTTCATTCAAACACATTTCCTCacgtttcattttgttttgcctCAACAaaacgattttttttttaaatttaaagtttaagCTGACAAAAAAATGACTTTTCTATTCTGGAAAAAACTCCCACAACAACGATTATATGCTGCACTTTAACGTGTATCACGAGACAATGCCGTTACTCTCGGGATTCGTTATGTTTGTGCTAAACAACGTTAACTCCAGAATAACAGTTGACGTTAGTCTTGTACAACAGCGCCCCTACGaggaccagcagctttacaacaGTTGGCCCACAGCTGCCGTATCCACTGATGAACTTCCTTATGCACACCTTGCTGGTGCCGGGTTGGACCCGTTTTTACCTGCACAACTTCCTTAACTTTCCGTTGCACAGATTCAGCAAAGTCCTGGAAACATTCCTGAGATATTTGAGTCTGTGTCAACTTGACAGCATTACAACTTCGATCCCtcgctgctccagtctgcatgccaatcAGTTGCTTTCCAAtgaagtgtgaatgttagacagcATGTCGCAAAGAGTGCTTGTGTGTAAAATTCTCCAGTAGAGTAGAAGTGCTCTAAAAACCAGCACATGTACTCTATGGCACCAACAACCGTGTCATTTtaagagtcacttaaatcacctttttgttcaaatgctcagtttgaacatcGGCAGGTCATCtcgaccatgtctacatgtctgattggctgattagacatttgtgttacaagcaaaagaaaaagaaaaaagtgtgccTAACAAAATGACCATTATGTACATAAACTCAATTTTGCCCAAGAAAAATCACGACTCTGGACAGAACATGATATGGCACATTTAAACACAGGCGTGTGCAGGGAAAGCAAATGTCACTCTtcgcatttatttatttgtttaagtCCATTTTTCAAATGTACACTTTGTACAGAGTTCGTTCTCCTGCGCCCGAAGAAAGcactgctgttttttaaaaaacattaacctggcattttaaatacaatacaGCATTAGAAATCATCTTTCTTGTAATTTACAACTACTGAAATAAATGGCACAACCGATGGATAAAAACATCCAATACTCTCACATTTCCTTTCTCTCCTATCAGGCATTTTTTTAGGTCATAATTTAACCACCGTCAAATCCACAACAGAATAAACTTGGATCATAGAAGTTGtgaaacatacaaaaataattttttagtaGCCTTCAAAGTTTTTAGctggtctgaaaaaaaaaaaaaaaactaacctgAGAAGCCTTAAAACTTTTAAGACAAACTACATAAACTCTTATTACACCAATAAAGTAGAACAAGCCAAGAGTCAACCAGATCTGCCCACAAGGTAGTGTCCTCTGAGGAAACGTGAGCATTCTGACAGTCCAGCAGAACTTCACAAATCTTCACCCAGGTCTCCCAGTAAAGAGAAAGCAGAGCTTTCagaccacaaaaaaagaagcaccGTCTACAATTCAGAAAATGCTCTGCTTAACAATGTGAGctcattttttgtttctgcttttatgaaaacacacagtgcaCTGTAGAAATGCACAAACCTACTCGTTTACACAATTTCAATTAAATAATTGCATTTCACGAGTGCATCTTTGTCCTCGTAGTGAAGCCAACAACAAGCAGTACCTGGAAGTTATCTCTGTGGTGTTGGTACAGATCTTGGACGGAAAGATTATATTAGGTTAAAAACAGTAGAGATCTacttatgtaaaaacaaaaaaaacaacccataaACAAAACACTGCTGTTTCCTGGAGCCTTTAAAAAGCCAATCAACCCTCTGCTGCCTCCCTGAGCATCTGCCCTGTGTCACTAAAGCCGGTCCAACCATCTCTTGGACTGGCTTATGTTCCTCACAGGGTGCTCGCAGCTCATGTGCTGCACACAGTGCATTTCCCCCACAGCCGGACTGTGAGCTCCTCTCAGCTGTCTGGTTCAGGGGTCGACTGCTCTTTGCGCTGAAAGGCTGCTACCATCCGCTCGCGGCCCTTCTGCAGCGTGAATTCGCTTGGCCCAAGCTGGGTGATCTTCCCACTGCCCAAACACTCGTCCCCTTTGTAGAGCACGGCAAACTGTGGAAGGAAAACAAGAACACTCCGATAACACAAAGAAGCCACACATGTAGTGTGATGTTAAAGAACAGTCCTGAACATGTTAGCCGCTACCTGTCCAGGTGTCAGAGCTCTGACTGGCTGGGAGAGCAAAATCCACACAGAGCCGTCCATGTTCAGAGTTACTGTGCAGGGAACTGGAACGCACAGTTGAAGCTGTGTTTAATGTTTGAGCCGATTTTCAGTCGGCATTAATAATCTTCTCGCAGGCACTGATAACACAGAACTCACCGAGCGGCATCTGGTGGATGAAGCGGAAGTGACAATCCATCATTTGGGTCCTGGCTAGTTCGGGAGGCGGGTCTTCTGTTACCCAGTGGAAACGCTCCGTTCGCACGGTGTCGCGGAAAAGAGCTGGGTGATTGGTTGTCGGAGCCTGAGCCACAAGAGGTGTAACAAATCAAGTACCCGATTAAAAATGGTCACGAATTGCAACACGTTGCTCAAGAAACACCTAAGATGAATACGCTGCCTCCTACAGGGAGTTACAGGTATTACCATCCTCCGTTTCATTTTACAAACTTGGTTTTTGAATCTACAagtctatgggctcaaaatgtggtcataaatattttgtacttgtaaaaaagatttgtatgtggacttagccaaaaaaacccctgcaagttacaactacgaattttgaccctatttttcttcctttcatctgattggtgaatgtcatgtcaatcacaaatgtaacaatccaatcagagaacagatgggtttggctgtcggaggggcgctttttttgaactgcaggtctttgaagggaataaatacccttttacatgccaacccagcgttttccttcatcaccacgaaggaaaacagtctgtggtcgtccgagtttgatcatttttgtgtcacaggtctacgtgtttaatacaggaccttccacagccttttcaacagcgctgcagacacgggggggggggcagtgttttggaaatgacagtcttcattacaaagctttcttcgttatgaattagcatacatgtttttattgaacatttgaagaactagcaaaaaaaCCAGAAACTCTTGTAGTTCACATAAAGTCAGCGATAAaaacgacaaggagcaggtgcatctagtacaggtagagctgctgcaaaaacccacagagctcagcagccagcgtaacaaattctggatcctttgcttttagtcaGCAATTAGCATTAGCAGCGTATCCTGcatccgatgtgaaaggacttttatgctgcgcgctgtgactcacagcaatggtcctgggtcagccctgactttgtgttaaactaatcttaaagtaataatggtatttctaaccactgatataccacaactttatcctttcaacagctgctgaaagtaaGGGGACCTAactgctatcggatatttatatagaaattacccttcaaggacctgcagttcaaaaaagtgcccctccgacagccaaacccatctgttctctgattggattgttacatttgtgattgacatgacattcaccaatcagatgaaaggaagaaaaatagggtcaaaatccgtacttgtaacttgcagggttttttttggctaagtccacacacaaaccttttttacacacacacaaatcttttttacgcacgcacaaatcttttttacacacacaaatcttttttacacatacaaatctttttttacaagtacaaaaccgatttacaagtacaaaatatttatgaccacattttgagcccatacaagTCGACACATTCATGAACATTaaaactggagaaaaagaaaaaaaatcgctCCTAATTGTAAGGGAACATCAGGAGAATGTTAAGATGGATGCGTTGACATTTGATAACTTAAACACAGATGTTCTCACCACAAACACATCTCCAGTAACGATGTCTTTGTCCACCACGAACCAGGCGTCTCTCTGCCCGCCTATCCTTGCCCTTTGGCCCAGTGTCAGTGTGAACCAACCTGTATGGACAGAAACACATAAGAATATGAGAAAAGAAGGGACAAACAGGTGTCTGATAGTTTTATACATGCGCATATGGACCAAAACAACCTCTGTAACCTTTAACATGTGACTGCATGGGAAATAATTTGACTTTGAAGTCAGCCTCATGTGgccatttgaggaactgcaTATTTCAGCACTTCAGAcgttgctttgtttttagctCCAGAGAATGCTGCCTGACTATAATACATTTTAGTCAGGTGTACAGTAGTggcacacttttattttttttaaaaagatgttcaCAAACACACCTTTGTGGGTTCCCATTACAGTTCCATCCTCAATGGAGACAAAGTTCCCAGGTTTGGGGTCCAGATACTGAAAATAGaaacaaagcagctgaagatcAAAATGATCTGAGGTCATCTTAAAAAGAGATGGAAGGTTTTGTCATAAATCCTATGAAAATGAGATACTTTTGCCATGTGAAATAAATACTTGCCTCCAAGATGAAGTTTTCAAAGTTTCTCTCTCCAATAAAGCAGATACCCATGCTCTGAAACGACACACCAGTCAATTTAAATCCTgtgttcctctcctctctccttatTAAAGTCTGTAATATATTTGAGCACCTCTTTCTTCTTCAGCACGTGGTGAAACCCGGCCTCAGCAGCCATCTTTTTCACAAATTCTTTGGTGAGTCCAGCGAGCGGGAACATGGTTTGTCGTAAGGCTTGTTGTGGGATCTGACTGAGAAAGAAAGTCTGGTCCTTGAGGAGATCCGCCCCTTTGTACAGCTTCACAGCTGGTGATGGGAAcgcaagaaaaaaagacaaacttcaCTCGCAGAAACAAAAATAGTGGAAATTAGTGTAAAAATCAGAGATATAAGAGGTATAAAGGGAAAGTCACACTTACGATTTCGGATCTCAAATCGATCTCTGAACAGTGTGGTGGGCGGAGCTGTGTGAGCCTGTTCGAAAACTTCGTCATCTTCCTGTGATGTCCTGGCATAGTGGCCTGTTGCCATGGCATCAGCACCTACAGGAAACAATGTGTCTCTTGGAGTGTGTCTGAGACTTAAGTgatcatattttatatttcaaccAATAAGCAtgagaatgaaaataaaacagcgTACCCAGGGTGTCGATGGCATATTTGTGGAAGTGGTTAAATTTGATGTGCTTGTTGCATAGTATGTCTGGGTTTGGTGTTCTTCCCCTCTCATATTCCTTCAACAGATTACTGCAaaccagacagagagaaacTGCATTCAGTGCTCAACactggataaaaaaaacaagtaaaaaattTGAGAGATTCCACATTCTGATCCTAGTTTTTGTTCTAAATCTCATTGAAGTCAATatcaattttaaatgtaaatcagAACATTTTTCCTTATCAGGAATCCTGGAAGCTCGCCTCATATTGCACTTTTTAAGCTCTTCCAGCATGCACACAGTTGTTGcacatctgcaagccactttgcaaccagCCTCCAACTGAGCTCCTACTTTTTAATGCTGCATATGAACATTGTAGATAGCATGTTGGTTTGATAGTTagtgctgttgcctcacagcaggaaggtaatgggttcaaatccactgacCAGCTGGGGAGGAAGCCAGGGAATCTGGAGTGAACCCACATAGGATCTATGTTGCGTCTGCATGTTCTCCTCGTGCCTGCATGGGTTCTCTTTGGGTACTccgacttcctcccacatttcacAGGCACActttaggttaactggtgattcttaATTGGtcgtaggtgtgaatggttgtctgtctgcctGGATGACCTGCCCAGGGTGTAACCTTCCTTTTGCCTTATGACAATTGGGACAGGTGGAACAAAACAGGGAATAGATGTAGCCCTCTCTTCTGTGCTTACTGCCACCTACAGCTTTCCATGTATGTACACAGAAGGGCAGGAAGCCCACACAACAGAAGCATCCAAATATGACTTACTGCACACAGAAATACCTTTGTGTATCGTGGTCCAAATGACCTGCAACTGTCTTTTTAGCAGCTCTTTAAACTAGTATGTTTAGAAACGATATGCTGAAAATCCCTTTGGAGCATTTTCACAAAAACGGCATTTCTCAAATTTCATTGGAGATGGCGGCATCTGTAATGGATAAAGTATGTTGAACACAGCGCCGACAGGACGATATACAGAGGAGGTGGAAAGGGGATGGAGGCAGATAAGCTGCTGTGAGCCCTAAAGGCAGCAGacagaagaagacagaaatACCTGAAAACTTCATGCCAGTACTCTTTGACATAGGAGACTTGATGAAAGGGGACATCCAGGCTCTGGCACACTCTGTATGCGTCCTCACAGTCCTTCTCTGTGGTGCAGACCCCCTTCTCATCCAGAGAATCCCAGTTCTTCATAAAAACTCCAGTCACGTTGTAGCCTTCAAACAACACGCAATCACAATGAGACTCACTTACAGCTTTACTTTGGTTTTTCTGACtttatttgattgattgatttcttTGATTCGTATACGGCGGCTTCACCCGTCTGGCTAACCTTTCCCCATCACAAAGCCAGTACAGGTGTGCTTCAGTGTTTCCACTGCCAGCTTTTCTCACCTCGTCTCTTCAGCAGTAACGCTGCGACGGAGCTGTCAACGCCGCCGGACATGGCGCACACCACGTGCTTTATCAAAGCCATGTTTTCATATTACTGCAGTCTGTCTTTGAACACTTTCTCGCTCACGAAGCTAGAATATTTCACCCAGCTGCTCCACAGAAGCCGCCATGTTTGCGGTCCACTCAGCAATAACGTTCGACTTGAAACGCATTTTATGCCGGAACCATcgagctgcagaggagggagacgaaAAAGTTGTAACACTAAACTTCAAGGagctgagtgaaaacaaataataaGGTCTGTGTAAAAAATACCGAACagaataaatatacatttttggtTTCGTTTAAAGGCAAAACATAgttgttttatatataatttaacTTTCACGTTTTTTCCTAATAAATCAGAGGCTCCGAACTGCTTACAAATTAAATCAACTCAATTCTTTACATTTTCCGATTATTAAAGCGGTGAACTCATGGTTGAGAGctacatattttaaattaatccTACAGTAACtgcaaa
The Astatotilapia calliptera chromosome 17, fAstCal1.2, whole genome shotgun sequence genome window above contains:
- the trmu gene encoding mitochondrial tRNA-specific 2-thiouridylase 1, with product MALIKHVVCAMSGGVDSSVAALLLKRRGYNVTGVFMKNWDSLDEKGVCTTEKDCEDAYRVCQSLDVPFHQVSYVKEYWHEVFSNLLKEYERGRTPNPDILCNKHIKFNHFHKYAIDTLGADAMATGHYARTSQEDDEVFEQAHTAPPTTLFRDRFEIRNPVKLYKGADLLKDQTFFLSQIPQQALRQTMFPLAGLTKEFVKKMAAEAGFHHVLKKKESMGICFIGERNFENFILEYLDPKPGNFVSIEDGTVMGTHKGWFTLTLGQRARIGGQRDAWFVVDKDIVTGDVFVAPTTNHPALFRDTVRTERFHWVTEDPPPELARTQMMDCHFRFIHQMPLVPCTVTLNMDGSVWILLSQPVRALTPGQFAVLYKGDECLGSGKITQLGPSEFTLQKGRERMVAAFQRKEQSTPEPDS